CGGCCGGCCGCCGCCTGCGCGTGCTGGCCCCGTTCGACGGCTCGGACTTCGCCGCCGACGCCGTGCTGATGTCGGTGGCCCTGCTGAAGGCCGACCTGGTCGAGGTTCAGTTGATGACGGCGATTGCGACGGCCCTGCCGGACCTCCAGTCGCTCGCCCGCCAGCTGCTCGAAACCACAGCCGCCAGGGTCCGCACGCTCGGTGCGAAGGTCTCGACCGTGCTCGTCCAGGGGGATGCCGCGCCCTCCATCACCCGGCTGACCCACGAGGGCGGCTTCGACCTCGTCGTGATGTCCACGCACGGGCACGGGATGATCGCCCGGGCCATCATCGGCAGCACCACCGATCGAGCCGTCCGCATCTCCGAGGCGCCGGTCCTGGTGGTGATGCCGCAATCGATGGAAGCGCCGACGGACCCGGTCAGCGGCGAGATCGTCGATCCGGACCATGCGGAGTACACCGCCGAGTATCACGGCCGGGTGTTCGCGTTCACGTCGTTCGCGCACAAGCAGCAGTTCGAGAGCGCCCCAGACGCCTACGTCGGCAACCGGATGGCTCGGACCGGCCGCTTCGCCGCCGTCTCGGACGGATTCGCAGCGAAGACGCCGAACGGTGCGCCGCCCGTCATCCACGAAGCCTGACGCACCTCACGCCTTGCGGACGCATCAACGCGGACGCATCAACGCGGACGCATCGACATCGGGGTAGCCCGCACGCTCTTGCCTTGCAGCCGATGGCGGACGCCCCCCGCTCCTGCACGCGGGAGCGGGGGGACTGAACGACCGCTTCCAGCAGGAGTGGCCGGGGCAGGAGAGGGCCGGGGTGGGGGCCGCCCCTACGGGGTGGGACCGCCCCTACATCTCCAGCTTCGACGGCGGCGGCCGGGTGAACGACGTCACCGCGCCGACAGCCGCCAGCCCGGCCGCCACCATCATGCCGTAGCTGGTGGCGTTCACCACCTGGGCTGGCGCGTGCCCGCCACCGCTCATCGCGAGCACCGTGGCGTACACCGCGCCCGCCACGCCGATCCCCAGCACGTTCCCGAGCGTCCGTGCCGTGGACAGAATGCCCGAGGCGACGCCTCGCCGCTCGGGGCCGACCGCCCCCAGCACCGAGCTGTTGTTGGGCGAGGTGAACAGCCCGATCCCCAGGCCGACCAGCGCCAGCGTGGCGCTCAGCTCCCAGAGCGGCGTCTCCAGGCCCATCTGCGACAGGATGACGAGGCTGATGGAGAGGATCGTCATGCCGACCGTGGCGGGGATGCGCGCCCCGATCTTGTCCGAGAGGCCGCCGCTGACCGAAGCCATCACCGCCATCACGATGGGCTGCCAGGTCAGCACCAGCCCGACCTGCCCCGGCGAGAGGCCGCGTCCCTCGATCAGCGCGAACGGCAGCAGGAAGACCGTCCCGGCCGAGGCCGAATAGTTCATCATCGAGCTGATGACGGGCGCGGTGAACGCCCGCTGGTTGAACAGCGACAGGTTGAGCATCGGGCTGGGCGTGCGGCGCTCGTGCACCACGAACACCACCAGCGTCACCAGCCCGACGAGTAGGCAGCCGATGGTCAGCTCGGAGGTCCAGCCCCAGCTGCGGCCGCGATTGAGCGCCAGCAGGAGCATCACCAGCCCCACGAGGTAGACCGCCGCCCCGATCAGATCGAAGCGCTCGCGGCGGTTGGACAGCACGTCCTTGCGGAGCACCAGGAAGCTCGTGACCAGGGCGATGGCAGCAAACGGGATCGGGACCAGGAAGACCGACTGCCAGCCGAACAGGTCCGCCAGAAAGCCGCCAATCGGCGCGCCGGCCGCCAGCCCCACGTACACCGTGGACGCCTGGATGCCGAGCACCTGGCCCCGCTGGCTCGGCGGGAAGAACGCGGTGAGGATCGGCGGCGAGTTGGCGATGAACATCGACGCGCCCACGGCCTGGAGGATCCGTGCGCCGATCAGCAGCGGCACCGACGGCGCGAGCACACACAGCCCGAGGCTCAGGATGAAGACGGCCAGCCCCAGCAGGTACACCCGCCGGTGCCCGATCATGTCGCCCAGCCGCCCGAACGTCAGCAGCAGGCCGCTCTGGACGAGCAGGAACGCCGTCACGATCCATTCGACCGCCGAGATGTCGGTCTGGAAGGCGTTGGAGATCAGCGGCAGGATCGTGTTGAGCACGCTGTTCGAGAGCGCCGTCGTGAACGTGCCGACGCCAAGCGCTGCGATCAGGGTGAGCCGCTGCCCGCGCGTCGGCTCGGCGGCAGCGGCCGGCCGGGTGCTGGCCGAAGCGCTCACGGATTGAGCCCGGTCCGGACAGCGGCGACCGGGGGCGTCGGGAAGTGGCGGCGTGTCAGGGCGGTTCCTCACTACTGGACGTCGCTTCGACAGGCCGTCGAGGCCGAGGCGACGCCGCGCACGTGGATAGGTCGGTCTAGTGTAGCGTGCGGCGGCCCATCGTGCTGCACGGCCGGCGTGCGGACGCTTGCGACCCCGACGGTTCGCTCCCTGGTCGCTGCCTGATCCCGCCCGGGCGGCTGTGCTACCCTGCGTCCGCTAGCGTGACCGATCTCTGGAGGGCGCCGTGCCACGA
The genomic region above belongs to Chloroflexota bacterium and contains:
- a CDS encoding universal stress protein gives rise to the protein MRILVPYDGHELSEQAAVMAIDLLAQHSLDVHFLHVVPDAAHLDAGEAAIKAAAERLAASPAQITPVVSVGKPEVEIARYADQHGADLIAMSTHGRSMLARMLVGSVTDRVIRTSPVPVLVFHPPSMSIDRVSPPAGRRLRVLAPFDGSDFAADAVLMSVALLKADLVEVQLMTAIATALPDLQSLARQLLETTAARVRTLGAKVSTVLVQGDAAPSITRLTHEGGFDLVVMSTHGHGMIARAIIGSTTDRAVRISEAPVLVVMPQSMEAPTDPVSGEIVDPDHAEYTAEYHGRVFAFTSFAHKQQFESAPDAYVGNRMARTGRFAAVSDGFAAKTPNGAPPVIHEA
- a CDS encoding MFS transporter, whose protein sequence is MSASASTRPAAAAEPTRGQRLTLIAALGVGTFTTALSNSVLNTILPLISNAFQTDISAVEWIVTAFLLVQSGLLLTFGRLGDMIGHRRVYLLGLAVFILSLGLCVLAPSVPLLIGARILQAVGASMFIANSPPILTAFFPPSQRGQVLGIQASTVYVGLAAGAPIGGFLADLFGWQSVFLVPIPFAAIALVTSFLVLRKDVLSNRRERFDLIGAAVYLVGLVMLLLALNRGRSWGWTSELTIGCLLVGLVTLVVFVVHERRTPSPMLNLSLFNQRAFTAPVISSMMNYSASAGTVFLLPFALIEGRGLSPGQVGLVLTWQPIVMAVMASVSGGLSDKIGARIPATVGMTILSISLVILSQMGLETPLWELSATLALVGLGIGLFTSPNNSSVLGAVGPERRGVASGILSTARTLGNVLGIGVAGAVYATVLAMSGGGHAPAQVVNATSYGMMVAAGLAAVGAVTSFTRPPPSKLEM